The proteins below come from a single Bactrocera dorsalis isolate Fly_Bdor chromosome 5, ASM2337382v1, whole genome shotgun sequence genomic window:
- the LOC105223435 gene encoding uncharacterized protein LOC105223435 produces MTKVDFYNVECTVSDPSYVYFDTCIIKAVNRTYKYFTMIAKFPRRQPVDNISMTFALLRRANGYKPFLYNFTVDCCKYMKKRNNPVINYFHSWFEKYSTINRTCPYAAHDEVVDKLPVSHINRMTTEILPVPQGQYVFHTSWYFYNTKIAIVKLFVQIM; encoded by the exons ATGACAAAGGTGGACTTCTATAATGTGGAATGTACTGTCAGCGATCCAAGCTATGTATACTTCGATACTTGCATAATAAAAGCGGTCAATCGCACCTACAAATACTTCACGATGATCGCAAAGTTCCCCAGGCGTCAACCAGTTGACAATATTTCA ATGACCTTTGCTTTGCTACGAAGAGCCAACGGCTATAAGCCCTTCTTGTACAACTTCACTGTCGATTGCTGTAAATATATGAAGAAACGCAATAATCCCGTTATCAATTATTTTCACAGTTGGTTTGAGAAGTATTCCACGATTAACAGAACTTGCCCATATGCGGCG CACGATGAAGTCGTCGATAAACTTCCTGTGAGTCACATCAACCGTATGACCACCGAAATCCTTCCGGTACCACAGGGACAATATGTGTTCCACACAAGTTGGTATTTTTACAATACAAAGATAGCAATTGTTAAATTATTCGTTCAAATTATGTAA
- the LOC105223410 gene encoding exocyst complex component 1, protein MLTTLANIKHILQKELFNGSGERVLSVVTVTKTFKKKKACYLCIVTTPPPVPVVTVCIVKQSEQREGEYKKKRTWQLEEIKWVDGRNEQFETHEFDIQVEKTYKWYALNLHERQNFLAVLYKQIQKYVRAQRAEFRNVPIAWLNDKSPEKLAAGRNAEQKNIQDTDDEEEAQEFTALTDKEATELGKLFSECDFAVKDAEQLIEKLSKELHDLDGANIQSVLASEKQVFALMEHIDKAIAEADSFEKRLDSYEEILGHVKETMEKIGGKNAMIEIANNNNIKLMKELNKVISQLDLPHIHQQALDEPDLKTVGGRKAAIAAAQSLQQAMNSDIDPTLLRLEAVQDQRKRFEKWKAKFSGIVSRFMNNLFIHLGNEMGDNTTMSTELVLPNHLSVHRELTPYTELMHWTKAMDRKTYDGLTRVYTTSLSKIYERDIRNFFSLAKLQISEKLRTSREDLDTSASSKKSAISAAPYGTLGVNREQWGPGVENADRERFDSVLEKVLAELEPVALQEQMFCINFFQMDVISPTSKNTQTTLEVLEKSTDSASLLTSPTSASGGGDASGFPQKKIDRQINEEVRKLMIALFGCLEPELVSFIQSFERIDSFYSLYVLVRLTQHVMSAQDTHSFLSMTFASALVQVKRNFDRFMQQQLLSIKEAKVPKRSKCGILPYVENFEYFAQTSEGIFRKSDRRTDMEKWYLQLVNSIFESISVHAQEHPKTPSQVVRMENYHHMYSLLAQLKVPGLDAMKKEAKMRYTDALKVYVIQYFGRPLEKLNLFFEGVQQKVAQGVKETEISYQMAFSKQELRKVISQYPAREVKKGLENLYKKVEKHLCEEENLLQVVWHAMQEEFIAQYNFLEERIQKCYAGAMITLEFNIQDILNFFSDIARSH, encoded by the exons TCTCCAGAAAGAGCTCTTCAATGGAAGTGGCGAGCGAGTGTTGTCAGTGGTGACGGtgacaaaaacatttaaaaagaaGAAGGCTTGTTATTTATGTATCGTAACCACTCCGCCTCCTGTGCCTGTAGTTACTGTATGCATAGTGAAACAGTCTGAGCAAAGGGAAGGCGAGTATAAAAAGAAACGTACCTGGCAGTTGGAGGAGATTAAGTGGGTGGATGGCCGCAATGAGCAATTTGAAACACATGAGTTTGATATACAGGttgaaaaaacatataaatggTATGCCTTAAATTTGCACGAACGTCAAAATTTTCTTGCTGTgctatacaaacaaatacaaaagtatGTGAGAGCACAACGAGCAGAATTTCGAAATGTGCCCATTGCGTGGCTAAACGACAAATCGCCAGAAAAATTGGCTGCTGGGCGGAATGCcgaacaaaagaatattcaagatACAGATGACGAAGAAGAAGCACAGGAGTTTACTGCACTTACAGATAAAGAAGCCACTGAATTGGGAAAGTTGTTTTCTGAGTGTGACTTTGCAGTGAAGGACGCGGAGCAACTTATAGAGAAATTGTCCAAGGAACTTCATGATTTAGACGGG GCAAACATTCAAAGTGTATTGGCATCTGAAAAGCAAGTATTTGCTTTAATGGAGCACATTGATAAAGCCATCGCTGAAGCCGATAGTTTTGAGAAGCGTTTGGACTCATATGAAGAGATTTTAGGACATGTCAAAGAAACTATGGAGAAGATTGGTGGTAAAAATGCTATGATAGAAattgctaacaacaacaatataaaattgatgaaggagttaaataaagtaata TCTCAGTTGGATCTGCCGCACATACATCAACAGGCGCTGGATGAACCCGATTTGAAAACTGTTGGCGGTAGAAAAGCTGCCATTGCTGCCGCACAAAGTTTACAACAAGCCATGAATAGTGACATTGATCCAACTCTGCTCCGTCTAGAAGCAGTCCAGGATCAGCGTAAACGATTTGAAAAGTGGAAAGCAAAGTTCTCGGGAATTGTTAGTCGCTTTATGAATAACTTGTTTATACATTTGGGAAATGAGATGGGGGATAATACGACAATGAGTACTGAGCTTGTACTACCCAACCATCTATCGGTACATCGTGAGCTAACGCCTTACACCGAGCTTATGCATTGGACAAAGGCTATGGACCGCAAAACTTATGATGGTTTAACGCGCGTCTATACCACATCGCTAAGTAAAATTTATGAACGTGATAtcagaaactttttttctttg GCTAAACTCCAAATATCCGAAAAATTGCGTACATCTCGTGAAGACCTTGATACATCAGCTTCATCGAAAAAATCCGCGATATCCGCAGCACCTTACGGTACTTTAGGTGTGAATCGTGAGCAATGGGGGCCAGGAGTGGAGAATGCAGATCGCGAACGCTTTGACTCAGTACTCGAAAAAGTGTTAGCGGAGCTGGAGCCAGTCGCCCTGCAGGAGCAGATGTTCTGCATAAACTTCTTCCAAATGGATGTAATCAGCCCAACATCGAAGAATACTCAAACCACCTTAGAAGTTTTAGAAAAAAGTACTGACTCCGCTAGTCTTCTGACTTCTCCCACATCGGCAAGTGGAGGAGGCGACGCTAGTG GATTTCCACAGAAGAAAATAGATCGCCAAATAAACGAAGAGGTCCGCAAATTGATGATCGCTTTATTTGGTTGCCTAGAGCCAGAGTTGGTGAGCTTTATACAAAGCTTTGAACGCATTGATAGTTT CTATTCACTTTACGTGCTCGTACGCCTAACGCAGCACGTCATGTCCGCCCAGGATACACATTCCTTCCTTAGTATGACCTTCGCCTCGGCGCTGGTGCAAGTAAAACGAAACTTTGACCGCTTTATGCAGCAACAACTTTTGTCGATCAAAGAAGCTAAAGTGCCTAAGCGTTCCAAATGTGGCATCTTGCCATACGTGGAGAACTTCGAGTATTTCGCACAAACTTCCGAGggcattttccgaaaatcgGATCGTCGCACTGATATGGAAAAGTGGTATTTACAGTTGGTGAATTCCATTTTTGAAAGCATCAGTGTGCATGCGCAAGAGCACCCGAAAACGCCGTCGCAAGTCGTGCGCATGGAAAACTACCACCACATGTACTCGTTACTGGCGCAGCTAAAGGTGCCCGGTCTAGACGCTATGAAGAAGGAAGCTAAAATGCGTTATACTGATGCGCTGAAAGTTTATGTCATACAATATTTTGGGCGTCCGCTGGAAAAACTAAAC CTCTTCTTTGAAGGTGTCCAACAAAAGGTGGCTCAAGGTGTCAAAGAGACGGAGATCAGCTACCAAATGGCGTTCTCTAAGCAAGAATTGCGTAAAGTTATCAGCCAGTATCCGGCACGTGAGGTGAAAAAAGGTCTAGAGAATCTCtacaaaaaagtcgaaaaacaCCTCTGCGAGGAGGAGAATCTGCTGCAAGTTGTTTGGCACGCCATGCAAGAGGAGTTCATTGCGCAGTACAATTTTTTGGAAGAACGTATACAGAAATGCTACGCTGGGGCGATGATTACCTTAGAATTCAACATACAAGATATATTGAACTTCTTCTCGGATATAGCGCGTTCGCATTGA